In Cupriavidus basilensis, one genomic interval encodes:
- a CDS encoding MFS transporter produces MAQAEQHDRAAGAGRVSETRFGLFYLGYYGYVGVISPYVSLFFAGRGFSPVQIGVLMACFQVSRIVGPYFWGWLSDVMHTRVRLLRLAAVTSLLAFLMVPGVTSYGGMMAMMIGLNLITSAMSPLGDALTISTLRRYGAFDYRYGRIRMFGSAGFIAAVLLGGALFERYGMEVFPWLASTMLALFLVVVFGMRDAPDDGPRVKPPPALPLLRRPDVSWFFGSAFLMMFAHAALYVFYSLYLEQLGYSKFAIGVMWTIGVVAEIVFFFYQGRLFASVPLRTILAGTFVLAAIRFGLTGYFAQLSWLMALVQVLHAATFGAHHSASLKRLQRWFAGPLQGRGQALYTGLSYGLGGTCGGLAMGWTWKALGPAHTFGLAALAAAGGALCAFMTFRTEAASDARAQAAAAGR; encoded by the coding sequence TTGGCGCAGGCGGAACAACACGACCGCGCCGCGGGTGCCGGGCGCGTCTCCGAGACGCGCTTTGGCCTGTTTTATCTTGGCTATTATGGCTACGTCGGCGTCATCTCCCCCTATGTGAGCCTGTTCTTCGCCGGGCGCGGTTTTTCCCCGGTGCAGATCGGCGTGCTGATGGCCTGCTTCCAGGTCAGCCGCATCGTCGGCCCGTATTTCTGGGGCTGGCTGTCCGACGTGATGCACACCCGCGTGCGCCTGCTGCGCCTGGCCGCTGTGACATCCTTGCTGGCGTTCCTGATGGTGCCCGGCGTCACCAGCTATGGCGGCATGATGGCGATGATGATCGGGCTGAACCTGATCACCAGCGCCATGTCTCCACTGGGCGACGCGCTCACCATCTCCACGCTGCGCCGCTACGGCGCCTTCGATTACCGCTACGGGCGCATCCGCATGTTCGGCTCGGCCGGCTTTATCGCGGCCGTGCTGCTGGGCGGGGCGCTGTTCGAGCGCTACGGCATGGAGGTGTTCCCGTGGCTGGCGAGCACCATGCTGGCGCTGTTCCTGGTGGTGGTGTTCGGCATGCGCGACGCGCCCGACGACGGGCCGCGCGTCAAGCCGCCGCCGGCGCTGCCGCTGCTGCGCCGTCCGGATGTGAGCTGGTTCTTCGGCTCGGCATTCCTGATGATGTTCGCGCACGCCGCGCTGTACGTGTTCTATTCCCTGTACCTGGAGCAGCTTGGCTACAGCAAGTTTGCTATCGGCGTGATGTGGACCATCGGCGTGGTGGCCGAGATCGTTTTCTTCTTTTACCAGGGGCGGTTGTTCGCAAGCGTACCGTTGCGTACCATCCTGGCCGGCACCTTCGTGCTGGCCGCGATCCGCTTTGGCCTGACCGGCTATTTTGCCCAGTTGTCATGGCTGATGGCGCTGGTGCAGGTGCTGCACGCGGCCACCTTCGGCGCGCACCATAGCGCTAGCCTGAAGCGCCTGCAGCGCTGGTTCGCGGGTCCCTTGCAGGGGCGTGGCCAGGCCCTTTACACCGGCCTTTCCTACGGCCTTGGCGGCACCTGCGGCGGGCTGGCGATGGGGTGGACGTGGAAGGCACTCGGGCCCGCTCACACGTTCGGGCTGGCGGCACTGGCGGCGGCAGGCGGCGCCCTGTGCGCGTTCATGACCTTCCGTACGGAAGCGGCTTCCGACGCCAGGGCGCAAGCCGCCGCGGCCGGGCGCTGA
- a CDS encoding NAD(P)/FAD-dependent oxidoreductase, with translation MEQVDCVVIGAGVVGLAVARQLAMQGREVIILEAENAFGTITSARNSEVIHAGIYYPAGSLKATMCVRGKAMLYEYCASHHIQHQRCGKLIVATTEAQVATLEGIRAKAAANGVHDLQLLSQAEAQALEPNLQCRAALLSASTGIVDSHGLMLALLGDAENAGAMLAVQSPVAGGAVMPDGIRLDVGGQDDAAGTTLLARTVINSAGLTAPALARSIKGMPAAHVPPQYYAKGCYFTLAGRAPFSRLIYPVPEAAGLGVHLTIDLGGQARFGPNVRWIDEIEYGVDPADADSFYGEVRNYWPGLADGALQPGYAGIRPKISGPGEPAADFRIDGPATHGVPGLVNLFGIESPGLTSSLALAEHVASLL, from the coding sequence ATGGAACAAGTAGATTGCGTGGTAATCGGCGCGGGCGTAGTGGGCCTGGCCGTGGCGAGACAACTGGCCATGCAGGGCCGCGAAGTCATCATCCTGGAAGCCGAGAACGCCTTCGGCACCATCACCAGCGCGCGCAACAGCGAAGTGATCCACGCCGGCATCTACTATCCGGCCGGCTCGCTCAAGGCCACGATGTGCGTGCGCGGCAAGGCCATGCTGTACGAGTACTGCGCCTCGCACCACATCCAGCACCAGCGCTGCGGCAAGCTGATCGTAGCCACCACCGAGGCTCAGGTCGCCACGCTGGAAGGCATCCGGGCCAAGGCCGCGGCCAATGGCGTGCATGACCTGCAGTTGCTCAGCCAGGCCGAGGCGCAGGCGCTGGAGCCGAACCTGCAATGCCGCGCCGCCCTGCTCTCCGCGTCCACCGGCATCGTCGACAGCCATGGCCTGATGCTGGCCTTGCTGGGTGACGCTGAGAACGCCGGCGCCATGCTGGCGGTGCAGTCGCCCGTGGCCGGCGGCGCCGTAATGCCGGATGGCATCCGCCTCGACGTGGGCGGCCAGGACGACGCGGCGGGTACCACGCTACTGGCCCGCACCGTGATCAATTCGGCCGGCCTGACCGCGCCAGCGCTGGCGCGCAGCATCAAAGGCATGCCTGCCGCACATGTTCCACCGCAGTACTACGCCAAAGGCTGCTACTTCACGCTGGCCGGGCGCGCCCCCTTCTCGCGCCTGATCTACCCGGTGCCGGAGGCCGCCGGCCTGGGCGTGCACCTGACGATCGACCTGGGCGGCCAGGCGCGCTTCGGCCCCAATGTGCGCTGGATCGACGAGATCGAGTACGGCGTGGACCCGGCCGATGCCGACAGCTTTTACGGTGAAGTGCGGAATTACTGGCCGGGACTGGCCGATGGCGCGCTGCAGCCGGGCTATGCCGGCATCCGCCCCAAGATCAGCGGTCCGGGCGAGCCCGCGGCGGATTTCCGCATCGATGGCCCGGCCACCCATGGCGTGCCCGGGCTGGTCAACCTGTTCGGCATCGAGTCGCCCGGGCTGACCTCGTCGCTGGCGCTGGCCGAGCACGTGGCAAGCCTGCTGTGA
- a CDS encoding FadR/GntR family transcriptional regulator has translation MTVLSRPASLAARIADALRADIAAGRFAAGARLPAEAALGETFGVSRPIVREAIAQLKADGLLVTRKGSGAYVSDTPGGQVWRMPPELQGGPTPAQLFELRMVVECACAEMAAQRRTDEDLQAIRAALAAMREHAKDFTSAAAADVAFHHAIAQAAHNPCFTGLTDFVGQHMLAARQTAWENAARFRGGSQGADSEHTALVEAIAAGNASAARQAARRHLGAAAKRMGLTLR, from the coding sequence ATGACCGTCCTGAGCCGCCCCGCCTCGCTTGCCGCGCGTATCGCCGACGCCCTGCGCGCCGACATCGCGGCCGGCCGCTTTGCCGCCGGTGCCCGGCTCCCGGCTGAAGCCGCCCTTGGCGAGACCTTTGGCGTGAGCCGCCCCATCGTCCGTGAGGCCATCGCACAACTGAAGGCAGACGGGCTGCTGGTAACGCGCAAAGGCTCTGGCGCCTATGTATCGGACACGCCCGGCGGCCAGGTGTGGCGCATGCCCCCCGAACTGCAAGGCGGCCCGACCCCGGCCCAGCTATTCGAGTTGCGCATGGTGGTGGAATGCGCCTGCGCCGAAATGGCCGCGCAGCGCCGCACCGACGAAGACCTGCAAGCCATCCGCGCCGCGCTGGCCGCGATGCGCGAGCACGCCAAGGACTTCACCAGCGCCGCAGCCGCCGACGTAGCGTTCCACCACGCCATCGCGCAGGCCGCGCACAACCCCTGCTTTACCGGCCTGACGGATTTTGTCGGCCAGCACATGCTGGCGGCGCGGCAAACCGCCTGGGAAAACGCCGCCCGCTTTCGCGGCGGCTCGCAGGGCGCCGACAGCGAGCACACCGCGCTGGTGGAGGCCATTGCCGCCGGCAACGCCAGCGCGGCGCGGCAGGCCGCACGCAGGCACCTCGGCGCGGCAGCCAAGCGCATGGGGCTGACTTTGCGTTAA
- a CDS encoding flagellar brake protein, with translation MIALTPDDLPVGQPLPWSLLDEAGNLVLGSGSVIPEDRDVALVFRHGTVCRPEDELGEAGEPLDGGRQASAGPLGLQVGTLLQVKSAGQTGRAAASRLIGFVEQGLFVTWPQLGGKELQLKPGESVLLRGFSGHAILSFESTVTAICRSPFRYLVLSAPVEPQQMPVRAATRVPTRLAAYLVDPGSADDEAASQHRPARLVLLTDLSTGGAQIQIAGAVPASGAAVRLCFHLRTAALDSEIMVDGVVRNALPAEGDAEFPTFGVVFEALGERELTLLQCFIYEQLLANASMQVTAA, from the coding sequence ATGATTGCACTCACCCCTGACGATCTTCCCGTCGGCCAGCCCTTGCCTTGGTCCTTGCTGGACGAGGCAGGCAATCTCGTGCTCGGCAGCGGCAGCGTGATTCCCGAGGACCGCGACGTCGCCCTGGTGTTCCGCCATGGCACGGTGTGCCGGCCAGAGGACGAACTGGGTGAAGCGGGCGAGCCGTTGGACGGCGGGCGGCAGGCCAGTGCGGGCCCGCTTGGCTTGCAGGTAGGCACGCTGCTGCAGGTCAAGTCGGCGGGGCAGACCGGGCGCGCCGCGGCCAGCCGGCTGATCGGATTTGTCGAGCAGGGCCTGTTCGTGACCTGGCCGCAGCTCGGCGGGAAGGAACTACAGCTCAAGCCCGGCGAGTCGGTGTTGCTGCGCGGCTTTTCCGGTCACGCCATCCTCAGTTTCGAGTCGACGGTGACGGCCATCTGCCGCAGTCCCTTCCGTTACCTGGTCTTGTCGGCGCCGGTCGAGCCGCAACAGATGCCGGTGCGCGCGGCGACCCGCGTGCCGACGCGGCTGGCGGCTTACCTGGTGGATCCCGGCAGCGCGGACGATGAGGCCGCGTCACAGCACCGGCCTGCCCGTCTGGTGTTGCTGACCGACCTGAGCACTGGCGGCGCGCAGATCCAGATCGCCGGTGCAGTGCCGGCATCCGGTGCGGCGGTGCGATTGTGCTTCCATCTGCGCACCGCCGCGCTGGACAGCGAGATCATGGTCGACGGAGTGGTGCGCAACGCGTTGCCTGCCGAGGGCGATGCGGAGTTTCCCACGTTCGGCGTTGTGTTCGAAGCCCTCGGCGAGCGCGAGCTGACGCTGCTCCAGTGCTTTATCTATGAGCAGTTGCTGGCAAATGCCAGCATGCAGGTCACCGCCGCGTGA
- a CDS encoding electron transfer flavoprotein-ubiquinone oxidoreductase, whose translation MNQQQLLEQYGPREAMEYDVVIVGGGPAGLATAIRLKQLAQEKGTEVNVCVLEKGSEPGAHILSGAIMDPVALNELIPNWKELGAPLNQPVAEDKFLFLNETGSKATPSALLPECFHNHGNYIVSLSNFTRWLGQQAEGLGVEIFPGFPAAEVLYNDDGSVKGVATGNMGINKEGEPTENFQLGMELHAKYTIFAEGSRGHLGKQLIAKYKLDAGKDPQSYGIGLKELWEIDPAKHQPGLVVHTAGWPLDPATYGGSFLYHMEDNKVAVGFVVGLDYTNPWLSPFEEFQRFKTHPEIRTYFEGGKRISYGARAITAGGLLSLPKTVFPGGALVGCDAGYLNASRIKGSHAAIKTGMMAAEAAYDALQANRQHDELTAYPTAFENSWLHKELLQAKNFKQWFKKGRTTATLMTGIEQWLLPKLGIRNPPWTIHREKPDHVYLKPAAECQQIVYPKPDGKLTFDRLSSVFISNTNHEENQPAHLTLKDASVPVNVNWDKFAGPESRYCPAGVYEFVQNDDGKERLQINAQNCVHCKTCDIKDPTQNIVWVTPEGGGGPNYVGM comes from the coding sequence ATGAATCAGCAACAGCTCCTGGAGCAGTACGGCCCCCGCGAGGCCATGGAATACGACGTCGTCATCGTTGGCGGCGGCCCCGCCGGCCTGGCGACCGCCATCCGCCTGAAGCAGCTCGCCCAGGAGAAAGGCACCGAGGTCAATGTCTGCGTGCTGGAAAAAGGCTCCGAGCCGGGCGCCCACATCCTGTCCGGCGCCATCATGGACCCGGTTGCGCTCAATGAGCTGATCCCCAACTGGAAGGAGCTCGGCGCCCCGCTGAACCAGCCGGTCGCCGAAGACAAGTTCCTCTTCCTCAACGAAACCGGCTCCAAGGCCACGCCGTCCGCGCTGCTGCCGGAGTGCTTCCACAACCACGGCAACTACATCGTCAGCCTGTCCAACTTCACGCGCTGGCTGGGGCAACAGGCCGAGGGCCTGGGCGTCGAGATCTTCCCGGGCTTCCCGGCCGCCGAGGTGCTCTACAACGACGACGGCTCGGTCAAGGGCGTCGCCACCGGCAACATGGGCATCAACAAGGAAGGCGAGCCGACCGAGAACTTCCAGCTCGGCATGGAGCTGCACGCCAAGTACACCATCTTCGCCGAAGGCTCGCGCGGCCACCTGGGCAAGCAGCTGATCGCCAAGTACAAGCTCGACGCCGGCAAGGATCCGCAGAGCTACGGCATCGGCCTGAAGGAGCTATGGGAGATCGATCCCGCCAAGCACCAGCCAGGCCTGGTCGTGCACACCGCCGGCTGGCCGCTGGACCCGGCCACCTACGGCGGCTCCTTCCTGTACCACATGGAAGACAACAAGGTCGCCGTGGGCTTTGTGGTGGGCCTGGACTACACCAACCCCTGGCTCTCGCCGTTCGAGGAGTTCCAGCGCTTCAAGACACACCCGGAAATCCGCACGTATTTCGAAGGCGGCAAGCGCATCAGCTACGGCGCGCGCGCCATTACCGCCGGCGGCCTGCTGTCGCTGCCCAAGACCGTATTCCCGGGTGGCGCCCTGGTCGGCTGCGACGCCGGTTACCTGAACGCCTCGCGCATCAAGGGCAGCCACGCTGCCATCAAGACCGGCATGATGGCCGCCGAAGCCGCCTACGATGCGCTGCAGGCCAACCGCCAGCACGACGAACTGACGGCCTACCCGACCGCCTTCGAGAACAGCTGGCTGCACAAGGAACTGCTGCAGGCAAAGAACTTCAAGCAGTGGTTCAAGAAGGGCCGCACCACCGCCACGCTGATGACCGGCATCGAGCAATGGCTGCTGCCCAAGCTGGGCATCCGCAACCCGCCCTGGACCATCCACCGCGAGAAGCCGGACCACGTCTACCTCAAGCCAGCCGCCGAGTGCCAGCAGATCGTCTATCCGAAGCCGGACGGCAAGCTCACCTTCGACCGCCTCAGCTCGGTGTTCATCAGCAACACCAACCATGAGGAAAACCAGCCGGCCCACTTGACGCTCAAGGACGCAAGCGTTCCCGTCAATGTCAACTGGGACAAGTTTGCCGGCCCCGAAAGCCGCTACTGCCCGGCCGGCGTGTACGAGTTCGTGCAGAACGACGACGGCAAGGAACGCCTGCAGATCAATGCGCAGAACTGCGTGCACTGCAAGACCTGCGACATCAAGGATCCCACCCAGAATATCGTATGGGTGACGCCGGAAGGCGGCGGCGGCCCGAACTACGTGGGCATGTAA
- a CDS encoding SDR family oxidoreductase — MGLSINLEGKVALVTGASSGLGTRFAHVLASAGAKVILASRRTERLKELRAAIEAEGGSAHVVQLDVTDHDSVRSAVAHAETEAGAIDILVNNSGVSTTQRLTDVTPDDFDFVFDTNTRGAFFVAQEVAKRMIARAKGAEKNGNPLPQSRIVNIASVAGLKVLSQIGVYCMSKAAVVHMTKSMALEWARHGINVNAICPGYIDTDINHHHWDTDAGQKLVQMLPRKRVGKPEDLDGLLLLLASDQSAFINGAIITADDGMV, encoded by the coding sequence ATGGGTTTGTCGATCAATCTGGAAGGCAAGGTCGCGCTGGTGACAGGCGCTTCAAGCGGTCTGGGCACGCGGTTTGCCCATGTCCTGGCGAGTGCCGGCGCCAAGGTCATCCTGGCGTCGCGGCGTACCGAGCGGCTCAAGGAGCTGCGTGCCGCGATCGAGGCCGAGGGCGGCAGCGCGCACGTGGTGCAGCTCGACGTGACCGACCACGACAGCGTGCGCTCCGCGGTGGCCCATGCCGAGACCGAGGCCGGGGCGATCGACATCCTGGTCAATAACTCGGGCGTCTCCACCACCCAGCGCCTGACCGACGTGACCCCCGACGACTTCGATTTCGTCTTCGACACCAATACCCGGGGCGCTTTCTTCGTGGCGCAGGAAGTGGCCAAGCGCATGATTGCGCGCGCCAAGGGCGCCGAGAAGAACGGCAATCCGCTGCCGCAGTCGCGCATCGTCAATATCGCGTCGGTCGCCGGGCTCAAGGTGCTCTCGCAGATCGGCGTGTACTGCATGAGCAAGGCCGCGGTGGTGCACATGACCAAGTCCATGGCGCTGGAGTGGGCGCGCCATGGCATCAACGTCAACGCCATCTGCCCCGGTTATATCGACACCGATATCAACCACCACCATTGGGACACCGACGCCGGCCAGAAACTGGTCCAAATGCTGCCCCGCAAGCGCGTGGGCAAGCCCGAGGACCTGGACGGCCTGTTGTTGCTGCTGGCGTCCGACCAGTCGGCATTCATCAACGGCGCGATCATTACCGCCGACGACGGCATGGTGTAG
- a CDS encoding TRAP transporter small permease — translation MQADREGRRDADPKHVTAMPDETGASQQGDSGFKVSPRIEDWVGVIVMVLLVCITFANVVVRYFTDESFAWTEEFSVFLMIVLALVAGSAAVARDRNIRIEFFFDRGSAARQRRLAVLSAVAVAVMFIALAVLGARVAWDEYTFGETSPGIGVPSWWYSIWLPVLSAAIALRALGVAVRNLRALKALHAERVDGAAASESTP, via the coding sequence ATGCAAGCAGATCGGGAGGGGCGGCGCGATGCCGACCCAAAACACGTCACGGCCATGCCGGACGAGACTGGCGCCAGCCAGCAAGGGGACAGCGGCTTCAAGGTATCGCCGCGAATTGAAGACTGGGTTGGCGTGATCGTCATGGTGCTGCTGGTGTGCATCACCTTCGCCAACGTGGTGGTCCGTTATTTCACCGATGAATCGTTTGCCTGGACCGAGGAATTCTCGGTCTTCCTGATGATCGTGCTGGCCCTGGTGGCAGGCAGCGCAGCCGTGGCGCGCGACCGCAATATCCGCATTGAATTCTTCTTCGATCGTGGCAGTGCGGCGCGGCAGCGGCGCCTGGCGGTGCTGTCGGCGGTAGCCGTTGCGGTCATGTTCATCGCGCTGGCGGTGCTGGGCGCTCGCGTGGCGTGGGACGAATACACGTTTGGAGAAACCTCGCCGGGCATTGGCGTGCCGAGCTGGTGGTACTCCATCTGGCTGCCGGTGCTGTCCGCCGCCATCGCGCTGCGGGCGCTCGGCGTAGCGGTGCGCAACCTGCGCGCGCTCAAGGCCCTGCATGCCGAGCGCGTCGATGGCGCAGCCGCTTCGGAGTCCACGCCATGA